The Buchnera aphidicola (Pseudoregma panicola) genome contains the following window.
ATATATACTATAATTATTATACATTTTTTATAATATTATGCAATACTTAATATAAACAAAAATTAATAAAATATTTTTAAAATTAGAAATTTAGGAAATTATTGATATGAAGTCTAGAAGAAAAGCTAGAAAATGCGCAGTTCAATTATTATACTCATGGCAGATATCAAAAAATTATATAAAAGATATAGAAACACAATTTATAAAAGAAAAAAAAACTAAAGGAGCAGATTTAATTTATTTTCATGAAATAATTTCAGGAATATCAAAAAATTATATATATTTAGATAACCTTATAAAAAAATATATATCTAAAAAAATTAATAAAATAGGGCAAATAGAAAAAGCCATATTAAGAATATCTTTCTATGAATTAACAAAAAGATATGACATACCTTATAAAGTGGCTATAAATGAAGGAATAGAATTAGCAAAACATTTCGGATCCGCTAAAAGCCATAAATTTATAAATGGTATTTTAGATAAAGCTGCAAATTATATAAGAACAAAAAAATAAATAAAAATATTTTTATTAAAAATTTTTAAATATAAAATTTTAATTATTTTTAATTTTTTTTAAAAATCCTTTTTTACTAGTTAAAAAATATAAAAATATCAAAAACATACAAAATAAAAAAACTAATTTAAAATTTAAAAAACTACATAATGTTCCACTAAAAATACTACCAATAGACATTCCAAAAATTTGAAAAGTAGTATATATAGATGTAATAATATTTTTGTCATATAAGTTTGATCTATTAAAGTTTTTTCTAAGTAAAATAGGCAAAATAGATGATAATATATTATAAACTAAAAAAAATATTAACATACTTAAAAATAATAAAATCTTTAAATTATTATTAAAAAAAAATATAATTTGAGAAATAAAAAATAAAAAAAATAAATAAAAATAAATATTATTATTATTAATTTTTTTTCTAATAAAAATAATAAAAATAATAGATAAAAAAAATGACATAAAAAATATATAAAAATATATTTTATAATAAATATTTTTATCAATATAAAAAATAGAAAAAATTTTTGAAAATACAGAAAAATTTGAAGAAAAAATAAAATTAGATATAAAAATATATTTTAAAAAATTTATATTATTACTATTTTTAAAAAAACAAAAAAAATTATTTTTATTAAAATATTTTTTCTTCATATTTTTTTTTAATGAATCTTTAGGTATAAAAAAATAAGAAAAAAATAACAATAATAAAGACAAAATAGATGAAATAAAAAAAATATTTTTTAATCCTATATTTTTAAACACAAATATAGAAAAAGACATAGATAAGAAAAACGATAATCCAAATACAATTCCTATAGAAAAAATAGAAAAAACTCTATTTTCTTTACTAGTATTAATAATTAACATATCAGTTAATATAGAAGAAGAATTAAAACCTTGAAAAGATCTACCTATTAAAATTCCCCAAATTGAACAATATAAAAAACATATCAAATTTCCAATAAAAAAAAATAACATACTAATTAAAACAGTATTTTTTTTTCCTATTATTAAAGAAAAATAATATAAAGGAACTTGAGAAATTATTTGAAAAATTCCATATATACTTAAACACAAACAACTCAAAAATTTACTATTTCCATCAATTTCTAAATAATAAAAACTAAATATAGGAAAAACAAAAAACAAACTTATATTCCTAATAAAAAAAATTATTAATATTATAAATATTGTTCTTAAATTACTAAAATTGTTTGAAATATGTTTTTTCATAAAAATTTCTTATATAATAAAATTTATATTTTAAATAAAATAATTAAACATAATATAATTAAAAAATGAATAAAAAAAATAAAAAAATATTAGACAAAAATGGATATTTAAAAAATTATAAAAATTGGAACAAAGAAATTGCAAATAAAATAGCAATAAAAGAAAATATAATACTAAAAAAAATACATTGGATAATAATTAAATTAATTAGAAAATTTTATATAAAATTTAAAAGAGTTCCATCTATTTTAATAGTACATAAAATTCTAAATAAAAAAAATAACAATAAAATAAATTTAAATGAACTATTTAATAACAATTTTGTTAAAATTTCCAGTAAAATATCAGGATTACCAAAAACAAATATATGTATATAATTTTACAAAAATTATATGTAATCAAATGCAATAAAAAAACTAGTTATAAAATTTGAAAATATAGAAATTAAAAAAGAAAAATAAAATATTTTGTTACTTTTATAAAAATATCCTAATAAAGTAAAAAATAACCAAAAAAAGTTTACTAAAATAGAAAAAATAAAAAATTTTTTTCCTAAAAAATTATATAAATAAAGAAAATCAGAAAAAATTGTAAAAAAAAATATACATAAAGAAATTATACAAACAGTAAAAAAAATGTCTTTTTTTAAAGGCAAAATAGGAATTTTTGCATTTTCATAATCTTTAATTCTAAATATTGAAATTATATAAAAATGTGGTATCTGCCATAAAAAAAATATAATAAAAAACAATAAAAAAACAAAATCTAACTTTTTACATGCAGAATAATATCCTATTATAGGAGGCATTGAGCCAGAAATGCTTCCTATAAATATAGAAAAAATAGATTTTTTTTTAAAATATATACTATATAAAAATATATATACAAAAAAACCTAAAAAAGATAAAAAAAAAGAAAAAAAATCTATAAAATAACAAATTATAAAAAAACCTAAAAAAAGCAAAAAAAAAGCATAAAAATAAGCATTTGTAATAGAAATTTTTTTTATAACTAAAGCTCTATTCCTAGTTCTAATCATATTTTTATCAATTTTAATATCAATAATATTATTTAAAACACAACTTCCAGATATAATTAAAAATAAACCAAAAAATGTAAATAAAAACAAATTTAAATTTATATTTCCTTTAGATGCAAATAAAAAACAAGAAGAAAATGTAATTAAATTACCAAAAACTATTCCTGGTTTAATTATTTGAAAATAATATTTAATATTTTTAAATTTCATATTTTATTAACCATAGTATTACTATGCAAACTTAACATAATATATCTAGATCCAAAAATTATTATAAAAATTATTATTAATGTAAAAATTATAGTAATTATATTATAATAACTTTTATAATCTTTATATTTTATATGTAAAAATATATTAAAATATATAAATAAATTAACTATAGAAAATAAAAGTATTAAAAAATATTTTAAATTTTTATTTAAAATATTAAATTTTATTAAAAAAACAGAAATTAAAAAAATTGTAAAAGAAACAAATGTCCAAAAAAAATAATTAATATATTTTTCTATTTTTACATAATTTTTCATTTTATAAACCCATATAAATATATAAAATTAAATATAAACATCCAAACAATGTCTAAAAAATGCCAAAACAAACCTAAACAAAAAAATTGAACATAAACATTGTTACTTAGTGAATTAAAACTAAATTTTATTATCATAAAAATTATCCATAATAAACCAAAAAAAATATGACATGCATGTAATGTTAATAAAGAAAAAAAAGAAGAATAAAATCCGTTTTTAGATATAAAAAAAACCATTTTAGATAAATTAATAAGTTCATTTAATTCCATTATAATAAATAAAAAACCTAATAAAAAAGTTAACATAATAAAAATATAAAAATAAAAATTTTTTTTATATTTTAAAAAAATCATAGAAATACTATAAGTACAAGAACTAAACAATAGAAAAGAAGTTTCTAAAAAAACGTAATATATATTAATGATATCATTTTTAAATATTCTAGAATCATAATTATAAGAAATTACAAAATATACTGAAAAAAAAACAGAAAATAATATACAATCACTCATTAAATATATTAAAAATCCAAATATTACATTTGAATTTAATATTTTATTAAAAGAAAAATTAGTTAATTTAAAATTATTATTTTTCATAATATTATTATTACTCATAATAAATAACCTGTGAAAAAATATATTAAAATTTTTTATTACTATGTTTGTCAGTACTAATAAATTGTTTTTCTACATTATAGAAAAAATTTTTAATTAAAAAAAATAAAATAATTATAAAAGAAAAGCTAAACATCCATAAAATTTTCCAAACAGCTGCAAATCCTAATAAAATAGAAAAAATTCCAATATAAAAACCTATAGAAGTATTTTTAGGCATATTAAAACCATGTTTATTTAAAATATATCCAGCATGTTTAATATGTTTATTTTCCCAAAATTGATCTATATTTTTTACTTTAGGATAAAAAATAAAATTATAATGTTTTGGAGGAGAAGATGTTGACCATTCTAAAGTTCTACCATCCCATGGATCAGACGAACTAATATCTTTAATATTTTTTCTTTTAAAAGAAATTATAAATTGAACAATTTGAAATATTATTCCAATAAAAATTAAAATAACTCCTAATAAAGATATTAATAAAAGATTGTGAAATTCAAAATCTATATTTTGACTTATTCTTCTTGTCATTCCTAAAAAACCTAAAAAATATACTGGAATGAAAGTAACAAAAAAACCTATAATCCAAAAATAAAAAGATATCTTTCCAAACTTTTCATCTAATGTAAAACCAAACATTTTAGGAAACCAATAATTTATCCCAGCAAAACATCCAAATACTACACCTCCTATAATTACATTATGAAAATGAGCTACTAGAAATAAACTATTATGTAAAATAAAATCTGCAGCAGGCAATGATAATATAACTCCGGACATACCTCCTATAGAAAATGTTATTATAAATCCAATAGTCCACAACATAGAAGAATGCATTTTTATATTTCCTTTATACATAGTAAATATCCAATTAAATACTTTTACTCCAGTAGGAATTGCTATTATCATAGTAGCTATTCCGAAAAAAGTGTTTACATTGTATCCAGAACCCATAGTAAAAAAATGATGAGCCCATACTATAAAAGATAATAATGTAATAGATAAACTAGCCCATACTAATGAATTATAACCAAATAAACTTTTTCTTGAAAAAGTAGCAACTATTTCTGAAAATATTCCAAAAGCTGGCAAAATTAAAATATATACTTCAGGATGTCCCCAAATCCAAATTAAATTTATGTACATCATAGGATTTCCACCTAAATCATTTGTAAAAATATGAAATCCAAAATATCTATCTAAAGTAAGTAATAATATTGTTGCTGATAAAACTGGAAACGATGCTACTATTAAAATACTAGAACATAAAGATGTCCAAGTAAATATTGGCATTTTAAACAATGACATACCAAAAGTACGCATCTTTAAAATAGTAACTATAAAATTTATTCCAGTTAACAAAGTACCTATTCCTGAAATTTGCAAACTCCATATCCAATAATCTATTCCAACTCCAGGACTATATTTAATTTCTGATAACGGTGGATATGATAACCATCCTGCAGAGGCAAACCTGCCTATAAATAAAGAAATATTAATTAATGCAGCACCACTTACTGTTAACCAAAAACTTAAATTATTTAAAAATGGAAAAGCTAAATCTCTAGATCCTATTTGAAGAGGAACAACAAAGTTCATTAATCCTATTATCAATGGCATAGCAACAAAAAAAATCATTATTACTCCATGAGCAGTAAATATTTGATCGTAATGATAAGCTGGAAGAAATCCGCTTTTATTATATATACCTTGCTGGCATGAAGAAAAAAATTGTTGACTTTTCATCATAATAGCATCAACAAATCCTCTAAAAAACATTATTATTCCTAATATAATATACATTATACCAATTTTTTTATGATCCAAAGAAGTAATCCAATTTTTCCAAATATATTTCCACTTGTTAAATTTATTAATAAAATATAAAATAACAAAAAAAAATATAAAAACGAAAAAAAAAGTAAAAATTATTATTGGTTCGTTAATAGGTATATCACCAAAAGTTAAATTTCCTAACATTTTATATCATCTCCAAAATATAAAAAATTTTTAATATTAATTAATACAATTAAATTTTGAAATAACATTGTTTAATAAATTAGGGCAAACATTAGAAAAATATTCTATTTCTCTATTCTTTCTGTTAATTTGTAAATTATAAAAATTGTTCATATTTTCTAAAGAATTTTTAGATTTTTTAACATCTTTTATCCAATTAAAAAATTTATTATTATTTTCAAAAACTATTACAGAAAATTTCATTCCAGAAAAACCATTTCCACTATAATTTGAAGAAAATCCTTTATATATTCCAGAATGGTTAGCAATCAAATATAATTTTGTCTTAGCTCCAGGCATAGTATATATTTGACTTCCTAAATTAGGAATAAAAAAAGAATTCATAACAGTTCCTGAAGTTAAATTAAATTTTATAGGAGTATTAATAGGAAAAGAAACTTCATTTATAGTAGCTATTTTATGATTAGGATAAATAAATAACCAACACCAATCTAAAGAAACTACATCAATTTCTATAGTCTTGTTAATACTATTAATATTTTTTCTTGGATCTAAACTTTTAGTAGAATTTATAGAAATGATAGATAGAAAAAAAATTATTATTATAGGTAATA
Protein-coding sequences here:
- the nusB gene encoding transcription antitermination factor NusB, whose product is MKSRRKARKCAVQLLYSWQISKNYIKDIETQFIKEKKTKGADLIYFHEIISGISKNYIYLDNLIKKYISKKINKIGQIEKAILRISFYELTKRYDIPYKVAINEGIELAKHFGSAKSHKFINGILDKAANYIRTKK
- a CDS encoding MFS transporter, with the translated sequence MKKHISNNFSNLRTIFIILIIFFIRNISLFFVFPIFSFYYLEIDGNSKFLSCLCLSIYGIFQIISQVPLYYFSLIIGKKNTVLISMLFFFIGNLICFLYCSIWGILIGRSFQGFNSSSILTDMLIINTSKENRVFSIFSIGIVFGLSFFLSMSFSIFVFKNIGLKNIFFISSILSLLLLFFSYFFIPKDSLKKNMKKKYFNKNNFFCFFKNSNNINFLKYIFISNFIFSSNFSVFSKIFSIFYIDKNIYYKIYFYIFFMSFFLSIIFIIFIRKKINNNNIYFYLFFLFFISQIIFFFNNNLKILLFLSMLIFFLVYNILSSILPILLRKNFNRSNLYDKNIITSIYTTFQIFGMSIGSIFSGTLCSFLNFKLVFLFCMFLIFLYFLTSKKGFLKKIKNN
- a CDS encoding TusE/DsrC/DsvC family sulfur relay protein, translated to MNKKNKKILDKNGYLKNYKNWNKEIANKIAIKENIILKKIHWIIIKLIRKFYIKFKRVPSILIVHKILNKKNNNKINLNELFNNNFVKISSKISGLPKTNICI
- the cyoE gene encoding heme o synthase; this encodes MKFKNIKYYFQIIKPGIVFGNLITFSSCFLFASKGNINLNLFLFTFFGLFLIISGSCVLNNIIDIKIDKNMIRTRNRALVIKKISITNAYFYAFFLLFLGFFIICYFIDFFSFFLSFLGFFVYIFLYSIYFKKKSIFSIFIGSISGSMPPIIGYYSACKKLDFVFLLFFIIFFLWQIPHFYIISIFRIKDYENAKIPILPLKKDIFFTVCIISLCIFFFTIFSDFLYLYNFLGKKFFIFSILVNFFWLFFTLLGYFYKSNKIFYFSFLISIFSNFITSFFIAFDYI
- a CDS encoding cytochrome c oxidase subunit 3, which codes for MSNNNIMKNNNFKLTNFSFNKILNSNVIFGFLIYLMSDCILFSVFFSVYFVISYNYDSRIFKNDIINIYYVFLETSFLLFSSCTYSISMIFLKYKKNFYFYIFIMLTFLLGFLFIIMELNELINLSKMVFFISKNGFYSSFFSLLTLHACHIFFGLLWIIFMIIKFSFNSLSNNVYVQFFCLGLFWHFLDIVWMFIFNFIYLYGFIK
- a CDS encoding cbb3-type cytochrome c oxidase subunit I, whose product is MLGNLTFGDIPINEPIIIFTFFFVFIFFFVILYFINKFNKWKYIWKNWITSLDHKKIGIMYIILGIIMFFRGFVDAIMMKSQQFFSSCQQGIYNKSGFLPAYHYDQIFTAHGVIMIFFVAMPLIIGLMNFVVPLQIGSRDLAFPFLNNLSFWLTVSGAALINISLFIGRFASAGWLSYPPLSEIKYSPGVGIDYWIWSLQISGIGTLLTGINFIVTILKMRTFGMSLFKMPIFTWTSLCSSILIVASFPVLSATILLLTLDRYFGFHIFTNDLGGNPMMYINLIWIWGHPEVYILILPAFGIFSEIVATFSRKSLFGYNSLVWASLSITLLSFIVWAHHFFTMGSGYNVNTFFGIATMIIAIPTGVKVFNWIFTMYKGNIKMHSSMLWTIGFIITFSIGGMSGVILSLPAADFILHNSLFLVAHFHNVIIGGVVFGCFAGINYWFPKMFGFTLDEKFGKISFYFWIIGFFVTFIPVYFLGFLGMTRRISQNIDFEFHNLLLISLLGVILIFIGIIFQIVQFIISFKRKNIKDISSSDPWDGRTLEWSTSSPPKHYNFIFYPKVKNIDQFWENKHIKHAGYILNKHGFNMPKNTSIGFYIGIFSILLGFAAVWKILWMFSFSFIIILFFLIKNFFYNVEKQFISTDKHSNKKF
- the cyoA gene encoding ubiquinol oxidase subunit II, whose translation is MIKNFNILIFIFFVFFVFIVSEIRSKIFIHNYSYIREEENHLIFILFFTMLFVIIPVIFMTIYFSYKYNENNKNKIYNPNWKDSYIIESIIWILPIIIIFFLSIISINSTKSLDPRKNINSINKTIEIDVVSLDWCWLFIYPNHKIATINEVSFPINTPIKFNLTSGTVMNSFFIPNLGSQIYTMPGAKTKLYLIANHSGIYKGFSSNYSGNGFSGMKFSVIVFENNNKFFNWIKDVKKSKNSLENMNNFYNLQINRKNREIEYFSNVCPNLLNNVISKFNCIN